The DNA region GAATATAGGCTTCTTTGGCCACAGTGGAATCTTCTATCCAATAAAAAATGCTGGATTCAATAATGGATATCATGACTTCTTCAATCCTATCTCTTGTTAAGTCAGCTTTGGGGTTAGCTATTTTCAAAACTGTCTCCTTATTAGAAGAATTACTAAACACTAAATGTAAGACTTCAGTCATCGTCGATTTTTTTGCCATATCATT from Vagococcus luciliae includes:
- a CDS encoding DUF2922 domain-containing protein, whose protein sequence is MAKKSTMTEVLHLVFSNSSNKETVLKIANPKADLTRDRIEEVMISIIESSIFYWIEDSTVAKEAYIRRVYVDELVSIS